In one window of Pelmatolapia mariae isolate MD_Pm_ZW unplaced genomic scaffold, Pm_UMD_F_2 NODE_ptg000218l+_length_56752_cov_1, whole genome shotgun sequence DNA:
- the LOC134622796 gene encoding uncharacterized protein LOC134622796 encodes MEKTGRDLEFFPQQFTGNCCGIFMLMHLIATIFHRGLGQRFAFWTEEASLLLQGTLQPVFRVPKATSSKPSPSLIRQADADRCPILELPACVLIDILEEVVLHEGDTAIFKLALVCSMFRDLVSTEYFRRRTHFKWLHSVCTWSSFSEKYREQYFNMYTIEICLQCGDPYKHCPRGYVGTGKRGQLRAFYSEEMRPGYCSHICMQLNN; translated from the exons ATGGagaaaacaggaagagaccttGAG ttcTTTCCCCAGCAGTTCACTGGAAATTGCTGCGGCATCTTTATGCTGATG CACCTCATCGCCACTATCTTTCACAGAG GCTTGGGACAGAGATTCGCCTTCTGGACAGAAGAAGCATCCCTTCTCCTCCAGGGAACTCTCCAGCCTGTCTTCAGGGTACCAAAGGCAACCTCCTCCAAGCCTTCACCAAGTCTAATCAGACAG GCTGACGCTGACAGGTGCCCTATACTGGAG TTACCAGCATGTGTCCTCATCGACATATTGGAAGAGGTTGTTCTACACGAAGGGGATACAGCCATCTTCAAACTGGCTCTGGTGTGCTCCATGTTCAGAGACCTTGTGTCTACTGAATATTTCAGAAGACGGACACACTTCAAGTGGCTTCACA GCGTCTGCACATGGAGCAGCTTCTCTGAAAAGTACAGAGAACAGTACTTCAACATGTACACAATTGAGATCTGCCTTCAGTGTGGAGATCCGTACAAACACTGCCCCCGAG GATATGTTGGCACAGGTAAAAGAGGACAACTACGGGCATTTTATTCGGAGGAGATGCGCCCAGGCTACTGCAGCCACATTTGCATGCAACTGAACAACTAA